One window from the genome of Hyperolius riggenbachi isolate aHypRig1 chromosome 6, aHypRig1.pri, whole genome shotgun sequence encodes:
- the LOC137523015 gene encoding indolethylamine N-methyltransferase-like, producing MDCSSYKLYHVHDEFDSRAVLENYYSGNPDTPFKDDFMTFPMEKLHNVFSMGHVSGQLLIDISGGAQIHHLYTACEFFQEIIVMRPTEQCIMEIMRWHDDRTGAFCWGHTTAHVTDLEGRSDECEAKEMKLKSAITHVVKFDPEAESLTDLIGVPQADCIIIYGLMDMICKTQDDYTRTLEKILKLLKPGGHLMLFGAINASYYTVGGHRFSLFTYDENFVRKALVAEGMTVLQWEVNQRKAESPLIDYDSMLFVSACKSK from the exons ATGGACTGCAGCTCCTACAAGCTCTACCATGTACATGACGAGTTTGACTCTAGAGCAGTGTTGGAAAACTATTATTCTGGAAACCCGGACACGCCATTTAAAGATGACTTTATGACATTCCCCATGGAGAAACTGCACAATGTATTTAGCATGG GCCATGTGAGCGGACAGCTCTTGATAGACATCAGTGGTGGCGCACAAATTCACCATCTTTATACTGCTTGTGAATTctttcaagagatcattgtgatgAGGCCCACTGAGCAGTGCATCATGGAGATAATGAGATGGCATGATGATCGTACCGGAGCTTTCTGCTGGGGGCACACGACTGCACATGTTACCGACTTAGAGGGAAGAAG CGATGAATGTGAGGCGAAAGAGATGAAGCTGAAGTCAGCCATTACTCATGTTGTGAAGTTTGATCCAGAGGCAGAATCTCTAACAGACCTGATAGGGGTTCCTCAGGCTGACTGCATCATCATCTATGGATTGATGGATATGATCTGCAAAACTCAAGATGACTACACAAGAACTTTAGAAAAGATCTTAAAGCTGTTAAAACCAGGAGGACACTTGATGTTATTTGGGGCAATAAATGCCTCTTATTACACAGTTGGGGGACATaggttcagtttatttacatacgatGAAAATTTTGTGAGAAAGGCACTTGTTGCTGAAGGGATGACAGTTCTCCAATGGGAAGTTAACCAAAGGAAAGCTGAGAGCCCGTTAATTGATTATGATAGTATGCTGTTTGTCTCAGCTTGCAAGTCAAAATAG